TCGATTCGTCGGTGCTGCGCGCCTGCGTCGGCAACGTCGATCCCGCACAGCGCTTCTCCAAGGCCAATGTCTGCGACACCACGCTGCAGAACGAACAGCTGCTGAAGCTGCTGGGCCAGCCGTTGATCAACGACAAGATCACCCTGCCCGCCCTGACCAGCACGCAGAGCCTGACCCTGGCCGCCGGCGAGACCGGCTCGACCCGGATCAATCCGCTCGCGATCGGTGATGCGGTGTCGAGCCTGGTCAACGAACTGCTGCGGGTGCTGTCGGGCATGCTCAGCTCGCCCAAGCAGGGCATGAACGCCAACGACACCGCCAAGGCACTGGCCGATCGCTATCTGCAGGCGGCGTTTCCGCCCAACACCCGCTACGACGTCGACAAACTGATTCCGCTGCTGCGCGATGGCGATCCCAGCCGGCAGCTGGCACCGCTCAACAGCTGGACCGTGCCGGGTGGCCTGCCCTATGCGTGCGGGCTGCTCAACCTGACCACCTGCCACAAGGATGGCCCGGTCTGGGATGCGCTCAGAGTCACGGTCACCGGCCAGGGCCTGGGCGTCCTCGATGGTCTGCTCGGCTCGCTGGTCGGCGGCCTGCTGATCAACCGCTGCGACAGCCTGCTCGGCAACCTGATCGATTACAACGGCTGCGTGCGCAACAACCTGGCGTCCTACATCCAGACCGCACCGGCCGGCTTCCTCGATGGTGCCGGGGGAACGGGCGTCACCAACCCCGACGGCAGTGTCAGCTGCAGCGGCCTGCTGTGCACGCTGCTGAAGCCGATCCTGGCCGCACTGCGGCCGGTGCTCAACAGTGTCGGCACCCTGCTGACCAACCTGCTGGCCAGCGTGCTGGGCCTGGAACTGGGCCGGACCGACGTCAACGTGCAGTCGATCCAGTGCAGCGCGGCACAGCTGGTCTATTGAAATCGGGCCGTGACGGGCGCCCTTGGCGGCGCCCGCGCCCATGCTAGACTCCCGGCGGGGAACCACCTTCATCTCAACCCACACTCATCCGTGGATGGTCTAGACATGCGAGAAACTTCAGGGGGCGCGGTCTTCGCCCGGCACGCGCGCAGCGCGGCAGTGCTGGCCGTGGCCATGATGCTGGTGGCACCGGCGGCGATGGCCGCACGTGGCGACCGTGAGGCTGCAGCCGAACCGGTACGCAGCGCGCCGGTAGTGCGCAACACCGTGGACGAGCTCAAGCAGTTGATGGATTCGCGCCAGCTGACCGAGCTGCGCACCACCTACAACGGCAACTACGGCGCCAGCCTGCTGTTCAACGCCAACACCCTGACCTACTACGTCGCCCTGTTCCAGGAGAAGAACTTCTGGCGGGTGATCAAGACCGATGCGGTGGACAACGCCGAGCGTGTCTACCGCACCTTCGCGCAGCAGTCCGAACAGCTGGCCCAGGTCTACATCGACACCACCCGCCTTGAAGCCGGCAAGCGCTACACCGAGCGCCTGGTGGCCTACAACGAAGAACGCCTGCGCACTCTGCAGCAGGAAATGGAACAGCAGCAGGCGCAGTCGGCACAGGTCAGCGCCGCCCTGCAGCAGGCCCAGCAGCAGGCCGTGAGCCTCAGCACCGATGTGCAGAGCACCAACAGCCAGCTGGACGCCCTGCAGCGCCGCATCCAGATCCTGCAGGCCGAACAGGGCAACCCGGAGTTGAGCCTGCCCAAGCCGGACAGCGTGCCCGCACCGGCGGCCGCCAGCGACGGTCGCTGAGACCTGCACTCACGGCATTCCACGCGACGGCGCCCTACGGCGCCGTTGTCGTTTTCGGCACTTCACCCCCCCGCATCATTGGCAGGCGCCGTAGACCGCGTCATCAAGCTGCCGGCGCTGCACGAAATCCAGCCGCCGACGCTTGAGCAGCGCCTGTTCGCGTTTGCGCCGGGCGCGCTCGCAGGCCGCCGCATCCGTGCTGATCGTGATCAATGCACCCTGTGCCCGGGCGACGCGCCGCTGGCGACGCGACGGCTTCGATGGCGTGACCGCTGGAACCACCGCGCCGCGGGACAATGACTGCTCCGCCGGGACGTCCCAGCGCCAGGCTGCGCGCCCCTGGCAGGGTGTCTGCTGGTAGACAGGGTGCGGTCCATCCACGCACTTGTAGACGTGGGTCTGTGCCGCCACCGCCATCGGCAACAGCAGGTACAGCATCAGAGACCATCGCATGGTGGGCATCCGGGCGTTCCACAGGCAGGCTGCGGACATCCTCGGCCCGCAACTCCGGTCCCGCCAGAGCGATACGCGTCACACCCTTTGCAATCCAGCACAGCGATGCAAGCCCGGCGTTGGCACCTGCGCTGTACTGCCGGAGGCACCGGCAGCCAGCCGGTGCCTTCCCTCCCTTCCGCCAAGGAACCTGCAATGAGCAACTTCGTCACCGTCGCCGACGGCGCCCGCATCTTCTACAAGGATTGGGGTACCGGCCAGCCGATCGTGTTCGCCCACGGCTGGCCGCTGTCCTCCGATGCCTGGGACCCGCAGATGCTGTTCATGGGCCAGAACGGCTTCCGCGTGATCGCCCACGATCGTCGCAGCCACGGTCGCTCCAGCCAGACCTGGGATGGCAACAACATGGACACCTACGCCGACGATCTGGCGGCGGTGATCGAGGCGCTGGACCTGAAGGACGCGATCCTGGTCGGCCATTCCACCGGTGGCGGCGAAGTGGCCCACTACGTGGGTCGCCATGGCAGCAAGCGCGTGGCCAAGGTGGTGCTGGTCGGTGCTGTACCGCCGCTGATGCTGAAGACCGCCGGCAACCCGGCCGGTACCCCGCTGGAGGTCTTCGACGGTATCCGCAAGGGTACCGGCGGCGACCGCTCGCAGTTCTTCAGGGACCTGACCACCCCGTTCTTCGGCGCCAACCGCGACGGCAACACGGTCACCCAGGGCATGCGTGACTCGTTCTGGCTGCAGGGCATGCTCGGTGGCGTCAAGGGCCAGTACGACTGCGTGCACGAATTCTCGGAAGTGGACTACACCGAGGACCTGAAGAAGATCGACGTGCCGGCGCTGGTGGTGCACGGCGACGACGACCAGATCGTGCCGTTCGATGCCTCGGCCAAGCTGTCCTCGCAGATCATC
The sequence above is a segment of the Stenotrophomonas maltophilia genome. Coding sequences within it:
- a CDS encoding DUF2968 domain-containing protein — its product is MRETSGGAVFARHARSAAVLAVAMMLVAPAAMAARGDREAAAEPVRSAPVVRNTVDELKQLMDSRQLTELRTTYNGNYGASLLFNANTLTYYVALFQEKNFWRVIKTDAVDNAERVYRTFAQQSEQLAQVYIDTTRLEAGKRYTERLVAYNEERLRTLQQEMEQQQAQSAQVSAALQQAQQQAVSLSTDVQSTNSQLDALQRRIQILQAEQGNPELSLPKPDSVPAPAAASDGR
- a CDS encoding alpha/beta fold hydrolase, with product MSNFVTVADGARIFYKDWGTGQPIVFAHGWPLSSDAWDPQMLFMGQNGFRVIAHDRRSHGRSSQTWDGNNMDTYADDLAAVIEALDLKDAILVGHSTGGGEVAHYVGRHGSKRVAKVVLVGAVPPLMLKTAGNPAGTPLEVFDGIRKGTGGDRSQFFRDLTTPFFGANRDGNTVTQGMRDSFWLQGMLGGVKGQYDCVHEFSEVDYTEDLKKIDVPALVVHGDDDQIVPFDASAKLSSQIIKDAELKVYAGAPHGLTVTHAEQFNADLLAFARK